One segment of Deinococcus metalli DNA contains the following:
- a CDS encoding aminotransferase-like domain-containing protein: MAGTGIPPLTAEEDRWSALRLLDAHPGEAQHTRVVRSLRDLLGRGVIPQGTRLPGHRRLAGVLGVSRNTLVDALDQLEAEGFLTVRGRSGTVVSLPASAPAAGTAVSLPLSAWAARVVQGRPGERSGEYAVDFRVGQDVPDLYPEAAWTQALARRAGGAAGRAADPLGPLETRRALAAYLNAERGARVTPDMVMLTAGTQAALDALARVFLEPGRTAAVESPTYEGARAALAATGAALWPVPVDGAGLQPDALPPDATLAYVTPGCQYPTTATLPAPRRQAVVGWARRVDALILEDDYAADLSLDGRSPAVMQGLAPERTVLLGSFSKVLAPVTRSGFLVAPPAVVGVLAATRALTDRGPGTLDTLALGDVLASGAYTRHLRRVRPVLRHRQEVLLAALRAHLPEWPQRAASAGLHVYVPLPDGLGEDALVAAAARHGVALTRLGPLSGGDGAPAVLLAFAHLPPDALRDGVQRLAHGVRSLREPAGRRQGVRGQ; this comes from the coding sequence GTGGCTGGAACGGGAATTCCGCCGCTGACCGCGGAGGAGGACCGCTGGAGTGCCCTGCGGCTGCTCGACGCCCATCCCGGCGAGGCGCAGCACACCCGCGTGGTCCGCAGCCTGCGTGACCTGCTGGGACGGGGCGTCATTCCGCAGGGCACCCGCCTGCCCGGCCACCGGCGGCTGGCAGGTGTGCTGGGCGTGTCGCGCAACACGCTGGTGGACGCCCTGGATCAGCTTGAGGCCGAGGGCTTCCTGACCGTGCGGGGCCGCAGCGGCACGGTCGTGAGCCTGCCGGCGTCGGCCCCGGCGGCGGGTACGGCAGTGTCGCTGCCGCTCAGCGCGTGGGCGGCGCGCGTGGTGCAGGGCCGACCGGGCGAGCGGTCCGGCGAGTACGCCGTGGACTTCCGGGTGGGCCAGGACGTGCCGGACCTCTACCCGGAGGCTGCGTGGACGCAGGCGCTCGCGCGCCGGGCGGGCGGGGCCGCGGGGCGCGCGGCCGATCCGCTGGGACCACTGGAGACGCGGCGCGCCCTGGCCGCGTACCTGAACGCCGAACGCGGGGCGCGCGTCACGCCGGACATGGTGATGCTCACGGCCGGTACGCAGGCCGCCCTGGACGCCCTGGCGCGCGTGTTCCTGGAACCCGGCCGCACCGCCGCCGTGGAATCGCCCACCTACGAGGGTGCCCGCGCGGCGCTGGCGGCCACCGGCGCGGCGCTGTGGCCCGTCCCCGTGGACGGCGCGGGCCTCCAGCCGGACGCGCTGCCGCCGGACGCAACGCTGGCCTACGTGACGCCGGGCTGCCAGTACCCCACGACGGCCACGCTGCCCGCGCCGCGCCGGCAGGCCGTGGTGGGCTGGGCCCGGCGGGTGGACGCCCTGATCTTGGAGGACGACTACGCCGCGGACCTGTCGCTGGACGGCCGCTCGCCGGCGGTGATGCAGGGGCTCGCGCCCGAGCGGACGGTGCTGCTGGGCAGTTTCAGCAAGGTCCTCGCTCCCGTCACGCGCAGCGGCTTTCTGGTCGCGCCGCCGGCCGTGGTCGGGGTGCTGGCGGCCACCCGCGCGCTCACAGACCGCGGACCGGGCACGTTGGACACGCTGGCACTCGGGGACGTGCTGGCGTCCGGCGCGTACACCCGGCACCTGCGGCGGGTCCGGCCCGTGCTGCGCCACCGGCAGGAGGTGCTGCTCGCCGCGCTGCGCGCCCACCTGCCGGAGTGGCCGCAGCGGGCCGCCAGCGCGGGCCTGCATGTGTACGTGCCGCTCCCAGACGGCCTGGGCGAGGACGCTCTGGTGGCCGCCGCCGCCCGCCACGGAGTGGCCCTGACGCGGCTGGGCCCCCTGAGCGGGGGGGACGGCGCGCCCGCGGTGCTGCTGGCCTTCGCCCACCTGCCCCCAGACGCGCTCAGGGACGGCGTGCAGCGCCTTGCCCACGGTGTGCGGAGCCTGCGTGAACCGGCCGGGCGGCGCCAGGGTGTCAGAGGGCAGTAG
- a CDS encoding metallophosphoesterase, whose translation MRVYAIADLHLATVTPKPMTVFGPQWAGHPDVIYERWRETVRDDDVVLLPGDLSWAMRLPEAIQDLATVAALPGTKVLLRGNHDYWWPTAGKLRSALPPGMLAVVNDAVRVGNVVVCGTRGWLTPGHDPLGAEDERLLAREAQRLELSVQAAMRLRQPGDHLLMMLHYPPATPPYPANPLTRVIDTARPELIVYGHLHGVPVERSMRHVGGIPAHLVAADVLKFTPRLLLDTGAAVG comes from the coding sequence ATGCGCGTGTACGCCATCGCCGACCTGCACCTCGCCACCGTCACGCCCAAACCCATGACGGTGTTCGGGCCGCAGTGGGCCGGGCACCCCGACGTGATCTACGAGCGCTGGCGCGAGACCGTGCGGGATGACGACGTGGTGCTGCTGCCGGGCGACCTGTCGTGGGCCATGCGGCTGCCCGAGGCGATCCAGGACCTGGCGACCGTCGCGGCGCTGCCCGGCACGAAGGTGCTGCTGCGCGGCAACCACGACTACTGGTGGCCCACCGCCGGCAAACTGCGCTCGGCGTTGCCGCCGGGCATGCTGGCCGTGGTCAACGACGCCGTGCGGGTGGGGAACGTGGTGGTGTGCGGCACCCGCGGGTGGCTCACGCCCGGCCACGACCCGCTGGGCGCGGAGGACGAGCGGCTGCTGGCCCGTGAGGCGCAGCGCCTGGAGCTGAGCGTGCAGGCCGCCATGCGGCTGCGGCAGCCCGGCGACCACCTGCTGATGATGCTGCACTACCCCCCGGCCACGCCTCCCTACCCGGCCAATCCGCTCACCCGCGTAATCGATACGGCCCGTCCCGAGCTGATCGTGTACGGGCACCTGCACGGCGTGCCGGTCGAGCGCTCGATGCGCCACGTGGGCGGCATTCCCGCGCATCTGGTCGCGGCGGACGTCCTGAAGTTCACGCCCCGGCTGCTGCTCGACACCGGCGCAGCAGTGGGCTAG
- the trpD gene encoding anthranilate phosphoribosyltransferase, with product MIHARLMNGEQLSQADATAFMREVMTGEMSAVRLSAALAALRVRGETPEEIAGFAQAMRENAVPVRVRPRPVLLDVVGTGGDGAHTFNISTTTAFVVAGAGVPVAKHGNRAASSRAGSADVLEALGVDLDASPEVVADAVDTLGIGFMFARNYHPALRHAAAVRSDLASRTVFNILGPLSNPAGATHLVVGVFKPELTRTLAEVLRLLGAGGATVVYGDGLDEFSVSGVNTVSGLRGGEVIDRQLHPEEAGVALHPREAIVGGTPAENAEITRALLTGSGTPAQQDIVALNVGAALRTAGVVASIRDGVDTAREVMKGGQGWDVLQRYAAHTRRGADRG from the coding sequence ATGATCCACGCCCGGCTGATGAACGGCGAGCAGCTCTCGCAGGCCGACGCCACCGCGTTCATGCGCGAGGTGATGACCGGCGAGATGAGTGCCGTCCGGCTCTCGGCGGCGCTGGCCGCCCTGCGCGTGCGCGGCGAGACCCCGGAGGAGATCGCGGGCTTCGCGCAGGCGATGCGCGAGAACGCCGTGCCGGTCCGGGTGCGGCCCCGGCCGGTGCTGCTGGACGTGGTCGGCACCGGCGGCGACGGCGCGCACACCTTCAACATCAGCACCACGACCGCCTTCGTGGTCGCCGGGGCGGGCGTGCCGGTCGCCAAGCACGGCAACCGCGCCGCGAGCAGCCGCGCCGGCAGCGCGGACGTGCTCGAGGCCCTGGGCGTGGACCTCGACGCCAGCCCGGAGGTCGTGGCGGACGCCGTGGACACTCTGGGGATCGGCTTCATGTTCGCGCGTAACTACCACCCTGCGCTGCGCCACGCGGCGGCGGTGCGCTCGGATCTGGCGTCGCGCACGGTGTTCAACATCCTGGGGCCGCTCAGCAACCCGGCGGGCGCCACGCACCTGGTGGTCGGGGTGTTCAAGCCGGAACTGACCCGCACGCTGGCGGAGGTGCTGCGCCTGCTCGGCGCGGGCGGCGCGACGGTGGTGTACGGCGACGGCCTGGACGAGTTCAGCGTGTCCGGCGTGAACACCGTGTCGGGCCTGCGCGGCGGCGAGGTCATCGACCGGCAACTGCACCCCGAGGAAGCCGGCGTGGCGCTCCACCCGCGCGAGGCCATCGTGGGCGGCACACCCGCCGAGAACGCCGAGATCACCCGCGCGCTGCTCACCGGCAGCGGCACGCCCGCCCAGCAGGACATCGTCGCGCTGAACGTCGGGGCGGCCCTGCGCACAGCCGGCGTCGTGGCGTCCATCCGGGACGGCGTGGACACGGCCCGCGAGGTCATGAAGGGCGGGCAGGGGTGGGACGTGCTGCAGAGGTACGCGGCGCACACCCGGCGGGGCGCGGACCGCGGCTGA
- the rpsT gene encoding 30S ribosomal protein S20 has translation MALRHKSAQKRHRQSLKRRLINRSRKSTIRTFTKKALEAVTAGGDIAAAQSKAESLIDKAAKGSTIHKNAAARKKSRLAKAINKAKAAQQA, from the coding sequence ATGGCCCTTCGTCACAAGTCCGCCCAGAAACGTCACCGCCAGAGCCTCAAGCGCCGCCTGATCAACCGCAGCCGCAAGAGCACCATCCGCACCTTCACGAAAAAGGCGCTGGAAGCCGTCACGGCCGGCGGGGACATCGCCGCCGCCCAGAGCAAGGCCGAGAGCCTGATCGACAAGGCCGCCAAGGGCAGCACCATCCACAAGAACGCCGCCGCGCGCAAGAAGAGCCGCCTGGCGAAGGCCATCAACAAGGCCAAGGCCGCCCAGCAGGCCTGA
- a CDS encoding anthranilate synthase component II, with protein sequence MTLPTPSAPLRVLLIDNYDSFTYNLVQYLGELGAELTVWRNDAFTLDEVRALNPEAIVVSPGPCTPLEAGMSVQVVRDLGPEYPLLGVCLGHQSIGEAYGARVGRALLPVHGKTSPVRHDGQGLFAGLPDGVSVTRYHSLVVRDLPPELQATAWTTDPGEEIVMALRHREYPVYGVQFHPESIATERGMDMLRNFLHEVRAFHARGVGA encoded by the coding sequence CACGTACAACCTCGTGCAGTACCTCGGGGAACTCGGCGCGGAGCTGACCGTGTGGCGCAACGACGCCTTCACGCTTGACGAGGTGCGCGCCCTGAACCCCGAGGCGATCGTGGTGTCGCCCGGGCCGTGCACGCCGCTGGAGGCCGGCATGAGCGTGCAGGTCGTCCGCGACCTCGGTCCGGAGTACCCGCTGCTGGGCGTGTGCCTGGGCCACCAGAGCATCGGAGAGGCGTACGGCGCGCGGGTCGGCCGGGCACTGCTGCCGGTGCACGGCAAGACCAGCCCGGTGCGCCACGACGGCCAGGGCCTGTTCGCGGGTTTGCCGGACGGCGTGAGCGTCACCCGCTACCACTCGCTGGTCGTGCGCGACCTGCCGCCGGAGCTCCAGGCGACTGCGTGGACCACCGACCCCGGCGAGGAGATCGTCATGGCGCTGCGCCACCGCGAGTATCCCGTCTACGGCGTGCAGTTCCACCCCGAGAGCATCGCCACCGAGCGGGGCATGGACATGCTGCGCAACTTCCTGCACGAGGTGCGGGCCTTCCACGCGCGCGGAGTGGGCGCATGA
- a CDS encoding RecX family transcriptional regulator: MERVRRSRVDVPAEKPRRTPQEERDDLLAYAFRALGGRALTESELRGKLEKRSDDPDLVQTVLTRVQELGYQDDAHVARAEGSRTSVGRHRVRQTLKRRGVPEPLIQETVAARDPDQEAESARTLLERRWPALARKRDPRASAYAFLARRGFGGDAIWAAIREVSAAAGAEVGAPEDDADE; this comes from the coding sequence CTGGAACGCGTGCGCCGTTCCCGTGTTGACGTCCCCGCCGAGAAGCCTCGCCGCACGCCGCAGGAGGAGCGCGACGACCTGCTCGCCTATGCGTTCCGCGCGCTGGGCGGCCGGGCACTGACCGAGTCGGAACTGCGCGGCAAGCTCGAGAAGCGCAGCGACGACCCGGACCTCGTCCAGACCGTCCTGACGCGCGTGCAGGAACTCGGCTATCAGGACGACGCGCACGTGGCCCGCGCGGAGGGAAGCCGCACCTCGGTCGGCCGGCACCGGGTCCGGCAGACCCTCAAGCGCCGCGGCGTGCCCGAACCGCTGATTCAGGAGACCGTGGCCGCCCGCGACCCGGATCAGGAGGCCGAGTCGGCCCGCACGCTGCTGGAACGCCGCTGGCCGGCGCTCGCCCGCAAGCGCGATCCGCGCGCCAGCGCCTACGCGTTTCTGGCGCGGCGCGGCTTCGGCGGCGACGCCATCTGGGCAGCCATCCGTGAGGTGTCTGCCGCGGCCGGGGCGGAAGTGGGCGCTCCGGAGGACGACGCGGACGAGTAA